GGAAATTTTCATTAAGACAAGCTATTATTTTTATAGTTGGTGTAGGTTTAGGTATGGTAGCTTTTATTGAAACATATAAAATTTTTAATATTACATTTGCCATAATTATTGCTGCAATAATAGCTGTTTTAGGTTTTATTGCAGCAAATTTTAACAAGGATGGAATGACTATTGATAGGTATATAATATATTTTTTGTCTTATGCGTTAGGCGAAAAGAAATACCTGTGGAAAGGAAGTGCAGATAGTGAAAAAGACAGTTGAATTTTTAGATATTCAGGACATAAAGGATAATCTGATTATACTTAAAAACAACAGATACAGAGCAATAATCACTTCAGATCCGATAAATTTTGC
This portion of the Thermoanaerobacterium sp. RBIITD genome encodes:
- a CDS encoding PrgI family protein; translation: MRVYPMPLELDKEDKIFGGKFSLRQAIIFIVGVGLGMVAFIETYKIFNITFAIIIAAIIAVLGFIAANFNKDGMTIDRYIIYFLSYALGEKKYLWKGSADSEKDS